Proteins encoded together in one candidate division WOR-3 bacterium window:
- a CDS encoding FIST C-terminal domain-containing protein, with protein MKALSCFSINPDPYKAGIEIAESVASISPEILFLFPTIHYDGSTEMAEAIYDVIQNEDMVLIGNTGEGFYEKNKVSNSGVSALALNSSGKIKYYFSKCKGVGSDPLNASMECTKKVNEKCDFSKPVLYFMASDFRTDAELIIKGIAQNIKEPLIGGLAGDDNSFLKSWIYLQREVLEDTLVVLALNGDFNFEIRTAHELQPIGSIGVVTHVEGTKILGISDIPAMDFLEREMGKKINYADQGIITFKVMENPQSHGHKIRSVLLPEDATQDSSLKLFSAVETGTYVQVCLAPPEMMLRDIEDIGESIKNLTFKPKAALLVSCAGRKKVLANEIEHEVKTIASKYPSINAIAGYPSFGEFGSVKNQMGYTKPLFHNMTFILLLLGDKES; from the coding sequence GTGAAAGCTTTGTCTTGCTTTTCAATAAATCCAGACCCTTACAAAGCAGGAATTGAAATAGCGGAAAGTGTCGCTTCTATATCACCTGAAATTCTATTCCTGTTCCCTACAATTCACTACGACGGATCCACTGAAATGGCAGAAGCGATATACGACGTGATACAAAACGAAGATATGGTTTTAATAGGAAACACCGGCGAAGGCTTTTATGAAAAGAATAAAGTTTCGAACTCCGGCGTATCGGCGCTTGCGTTAAATTCATCGGGTAAAATCAAGTATTATTTTTCAAAGTGCAAAGGAGTGGGTTCTGATCCTCTAAATGCATCCATGGAATGCACAAAAAAAGTCAACGAAAAATGTGATTTTTCAAAACCGGTCCTGTATTTCATGGCTTCAGACTTCAGAACTGACGCCGAATTGATCATAAAAGGAATCGCGCAGAACATAAAAGAGCCTCTTATCGGAGGTCTTGCCGGGGATGATAATTCATTTTTAAAATCCTGGATTTATTTGCAAAGAGAAGTTTTGGAGGACACTTTGGTTGTTTTGGCTTTAAATGGAGATTTCAATTTCGAAATACGGACAGCTCATGAACTACAACCTATAGGCTCTATAGGAGTTGTAACACATGTGGAAGGCACGAAAATTCTCGGTATTTCAGATATACCTGCGATGGATTTTCTCGAAAGAGAAATGGGGAAAAAGATCAACTACGCGGATCAGGGGATCATCACTTTCAAGGTCATGGAAAACCCTCAGTCTCACGGTCACAAGATTAGATCGGTTCTGCTCCCTGAAGACGCCACACAGGACTCAAGCTTGAAGTTATTCAGCGCTGTCGAAACAGGCACATACGTCCAAGTCTGTTTAGCTCCTCCTGAGATGATGCTCAGGGATATTGAAGACATAGGCGAATCAATAAAAAATTTGACGTTCAAACCTAAAGCCGCGTTGTTGGTGAGTTGCGCCGGCAGAAAAAAAGTTTTAGCCAACGAAATTGAGCACGAGGTGAAAACAATCGCATCAAAATACCCATCCATAAATGCAATAGCCGGATACCCCTCCTTCGGTGAATTTGGAAGTGTTAAAAATCAAATGGGCTACACCAAGCCTCTTTTCCACAACATGACTTTTATTCTTCTTCTGCTGGGAGACAAAGAAAGTTGA
- a CDS encoding PAS domain S-box protein: MKKIFTSLSPTPPKGFKIKELTKKELLGYQVAVFADSLKSFLENYEIFKNRICGTVLTYGENFGFHQITPTLWNLTFPKSRKDLIYDIANNALDIIDVIENLSKENTVLKIEIQRENLNLKNSWNNYSETIDKLGLRIEDLRREIVQREKAESDLKHRVDFESLTSETTAKLLNSTSFDSQNTVKDVLEQIAFFTKSISISIFEIENREITLSFLWKKNQEDDNEPIPAAYHSDEENLFFSAMKNLQIVFVSDNSKNAFSVSNSGFFKLFGEKNSILSIPVEISEEAKGFICYERDSEKGPLKDEDIKILKFLGETIFEFKEKCKFEEMLKDSETRFRKITEMLPESIIETDQTGLIKYANKKFFDLFGYDEEDLKKGIYIFDLIDDDQKEGAIKEFSERLITKDVTPFEYKGKKKDSTYFPGVFSGFFDKDKKSGIVVRGIILDLTQIKNAEEERLKLKKMESIGLLAGGIAHDFNNLLMGIFGNIEIAKMMISPEDKPFAFLETAEQALQNAKSLTKQLLTFSKGGEPVKETLSLGKIVLETAEFSIRGSNVKLVSQIEEDLWQVEADKSQICQVISNLTINAQQSMPEGGEIQLLVKNQEESEGKKVKIVIKDSGIGIAKNHLDKVFDPYFTTKQHGSGLGLSISHSIISKHGGSIHIISDIGKGTTVTVLLPAKENTETNSEIWERPSDDNSNENLRILILEDDVFIKSIIESMLRSMGHQAVTKNDGFALIEEYKKSINQNTEFDILICDLTIPGSLGGKEVAQRILQTDPLAKMIVMSGYATDPIMSNFRSYGFKARLPKPFNFEELKRSIFQAMQNPDPET, from the coding sequence TTGAAAAAAATTTTTACCAGCCTTTCACCGACCCCCCCAAAAGGGTTTAAGATTAAAGAACTCACAAAAAAAGAGCTTTTGGGCTATCAAGTCGCGGTTTTCGCCGATTCTTTGAAATCTTTTCTTGAAAATTACGAAATTTTCAAAAACAGGATCTGCGGAACAGTGTTGACATACGGAGAAAATTTCGGCTTTCACCAGATTACTCCTACACTCTGGAACCTAACGTTTCCAAAAAGCAGAAAAGATTTGATATACGACATAGCAAACAATGCCCTCGACATCATAGATGTAATAGAAAACTTATCCAAAGAAAACACCGTGTTGAAAATAGAAATACAGAGGGAAAACTTAAATCTCAAAAACTCCTGGAACAACTACAGCGAGACAATCGACAAACTCGGACTCAGAATAGAAGATTTAAGGCGCGAGATTGTCCAAAGGGAGAAAGCTGAAAGCGACCTCAAGCACAGAGTTGATTTTGAAAGCCTTACCTCGGAAACTACAGCCAAGCTTTTAAACTCAACCTCTTTTGATTCCCAAAACACTGTTAAAGACGTTTTGGAACAAATTGCCTTTTTCACAAAATCAATCAGTATATCAATTTTCGAAATTGAAAACAGAGAAATTACATTGTCTTTCTTATGGAAAAAAAATCAAGAAGATGATAACGAGCCAATCCCTGCAGCTTATCACAGTGATGAGGAAAACCTGTTTTTTTCAGCGATGAAAAATCTACAGATTGTGTTCGTGAGCGATAATTCAAAAAATGCTTTCTCCGTTTCAAACTCCGGTTTTTTCAAACTATTTGGAGAAAAAAATTCCATCCTTTCGATTCCGGTTGAAATTTCCGAAGAAGCGAAAGGGTTCATATGCTACGAAAGAGACAGTGAAAAAGGGCCACTAAAAGACGAGGACATTAAAATTTTAAAATTCTTGGGAGAGACAATTTTTGAATTCAAAGAGAAATGTAAATTCGAAGAGATGCTTAAAGACAGCGAAACTAGGTTCAGGAAAATAACCGAGATGCTCCCAGAGTCAATTATTGAAACCGACCAAACAGGCCTGATCAAATACGCAAACAAAAAATTTTTTGACCTTTTCGGATACGACGAAGAAGACCTGAAAAAGGGTATATATATTTTCGACCTCATAGACGATGATCAGAAAGAAGGCGCTATAAAGGAATTTTCAGAGAGGCTTATCACAAAAGACGTAACCCCATTTGAATACAAGGGAAAGAAAAAAGATTCAACTTATTTTCCAGGGGTTTTCAGCGGTTTTTTCGACAAGGACAAAAAATCCGGAATAGTTGTCAGGGGAATTATTTTAGACCTAACCCAAATAAAAAACGCCGAAGAAGAACGCCTAAAACTGAAAAAGATGGAATCCATCGGTCTTCTCGCGGGTGGAATTGCTCATGATTTCAACAATCTTCTGATGGGAATATTCGGCAACATCGAAATCGCGAAAATGATGATATCACCCGAAGACAAACCATTCGCTTTTCTAGAAACCGCAGAACAAGCGCTTCAAAACGCCAAAAGTTTGACAAAACAACTTCTGACCTTCTCCAAAGGGGGAGAACCTGTAAAAGAGACCCTTTCACTCGGTAAAATCGTTCTGGAAACGGCAGAATTTTCGATAAGAGGCAGCAACGTGAAGCTCGTTTCGCAAATCGAAGAAGACCTCTGGCAAGTGGAAGCCGATAAAAGCCAGATATGCCAAGTGATAAGCAATTTAACTATAAACGCTCAGCAATCAATGCCCGAAGGCGGAGAAATCCAGCTCTTAGTGAAAAATCAGGAAGAATCTGAAGGTAAAAAAGTCAAAATAGTAATAAAAGATTCCGGGATTGGTATAGCCAAAAACCATCTCGACAAAGTTTTCGATCCCTATTTCACGACCAAACAGCACGGCAGCGGACTCGGGCTGAGCATTTCACATTCAATCATAAGCAAACACGGCGGTTCTATACACATAATCTCAGATATCGGAAAAGGCACGACAGTGACTGTTTTGTTACCCGCTAAAGAAAACACAGAGACTAATTCAGAAATTTGGGAAAGACCCAGCGATGACAATTCAAACGAAAATCTCAGAATATTGATTTTGGAAGACGATGTATTTATAAAGAGCATAATAGAGTCGATGCTCAGATCCATGGGGCACCAAGCAGTGACAAAAAACGACGGTTTTGCTCTCATAGAAGAATATAAAAAATCAATAAACCAAAACACAGAGTTTGACATTTTGATCTGCGATTTGACAATACCTGGAAGTCTTGGTGGAAAAGAAGTTGCCCAGAGGATTTTGCAGACAGACCCCTTGGCAAAAATGATCGTCATGAGCGGTTACGCTACCGATCCAATAATGTCGAATTTCAGGTCCTACGG